In one Halosimplex halophilum genomic region, the following are encoded:
- a CDS encoding PhoU family transcriptional regulator, translating to MARRTWHRSRGATRQGRDATLAHVVEAIDRTAPETKADLAATVGISEQYLSELLRELKREDAVRKAYVVDDEAVYEAADTVSRLLEPTGVPQSGGDETGANGNTSGGERRGPAVLDLLERLDEVTATQYEAARLAVVGDEPDQPAGALESLANERYGAVLEELKSYTLTNDWPANRVASDLATVATNLEIVGDRACFVADVADSQPVAATGVVEERVLDVFAAGDRINDHFRDVLFEGELAAHDRLRAEEETVHRDLDELFELVTAYDPELYGSLVTVTRALERAIYYWVDAAEIAVRLHAGVEPDHAMI from the coding sequence ATGGCTCGCAGAACCTGGCACCGATCGCGCGGCGCGACGCGCCAGGGCCGTGACGCAACGCTCGCCCACGTCGTCGAAGCGATCGACCGGACCGCCCCGGAGACGAAGGCCGACCTCGCGGCGACGGTCGGCATCTCCGAGCAGTACCTCTCGGAGCTGCTCCGGGAGCTCAAGCGCGAGGACGCGGTGCGGAAGGCCTACGTCGTCGACGACGAGGCGGTCTACGAGGCGGCCGACACCGTCTCCCGGCTCCTCGAACCCACCGGTGTCCCCCAGTCCGGGGGCGACGAAACCGGGGCGAACGGCAACACCTCCGGTGGCGAGCGCCGCGGGCCCGCCGTCCTCGACCTGCTCGAACGCCTCGACGAGGTGACCGCCACCCAGTACGAGGCCGCCCGGCTCGCCGTCGTCGGCGACGAGCCGGACCAGCCTGCCGGCGCCCTCGAATCGCTGGCCAACGAGCGGTACGGTGCCGTCCTCGAGGAGCTGAAGTCCTACACGCTCACGAACGACTGGCCGGCCAACCGCGTCGCCTCCGACCTGGCGACCGTGGCGACGAACCTGGAGATCGTCGGCGACCGCGCCTGCTTCGTCGCCGACGTGGCCGACAGCCAGCCCGTCGCGGCGACCGGCGTCGTCGAGGAGCGCGTCCTCGACGTCTTCGCCGCCGGCGACCGCATCAACGACCACTTCCGCGACGTGCTCTTCGAGGGCGAGCTGGCCGCCCACGACCGGCTCCGCGCCGAGGAGGAGACCGTCCACCGCGACCTCGACGAGCTGTTCGAACTCGTCACCGCCTACGACCCCGAGCTGTACGGCTCGCTCGTCACCGTGACCCGGGCGCTCGAACGGGCCATCTACTACTGGGTCGACGCCGCCGAGATCGCCGTCCGGCTCCACGCCGGCGTCGAGCCCGACCACGCGATGATCTGA
- a CDS encoding DapH/DapD/GlmU-related protein, protein MTYFESYGPDRSGELSPEPTIHDPVSVTESELGAWTEVRPGTRINESAVGDYTYLMERVQLDYATVGKFGSVASDARLGPTNHPIDRPAAHHFTYRAAAYDLGEDDESVFAWRADQPVTVGHDVWIGHGAVVLPGVEIGNGAVVGAGAVVAADVEPYTVVAGVPAEPVRRRFPEEIAARIEATEWWDWDHETLAERLDAFRDLDTFLDEYAPDAAAVTQPDAD, encoded by the coding sequence ATGACCTACTTCGAATCCTACGGCCCCGACCGCAGCGGCGAGCTCTCGCCGGAGCCGACGATCCACGACCCCGTCTCCGTCACGGAGAGCGAACTCGGCGCGTGGACCGAGGTCCGCCCCGGGACGCGCATCAACGAATCGGCGGTCGGCGACTACACCTACCTGATGGAGCGGGTCCAGCTGGACTACGCGACCGTCGGGAAGTTCGGGTCGGTCGCCAGCGACGCGCGGCTCGGGCCGACGAACCACCCCATCGACCGTCCGGCCGCCCACCACTTCACCTACCGCGCGGCGGCGTACGACCTGGGCGAGGACGACGAGTCGGTCTTCGCGTGGCGGGCCGACCAGCCGGTGACGGTCGGCCACGACGTGTGGATCGGCCACGGCGCGGTCGTCCTCCCCGGCGTCGAGATCGGCAACGGCGCCGTCGTCGGCGCCGGCGCGGTCGTGGCTGCCGACGTGGAACCGTACACGGTCGTCGCGGGCGTCCCCGCCGAGCCGGTCCGCCGGCGGTTCCCCGAGGAGATCGCCGCGCGCATCGAGGCCACCGAGTGGTGGGACTGGGACCACGAGACGCTCGCCGAGCGCCTCGACGCGTTCCGCGACCTCGACACCTTCCTCGACGAGTACGCGCCCGACGCGGCGGCGGTCACACAGCCGGACGCAGACTGA
- a CDS encoding ABC transporter permease subunit produces the protein MSGRRLSDRSPGEYFGVEEIGDSPVEQKLTELKWRKTKRRLYTLLGLVGVGVVFGLSLEVINFSVGELVTQWPQFLEALTMGESPYFPPGALVIPFTGLSIPFVDLGEYWAFMLAENLILRVESGGSLLGLGLVPPLFYEGVTIVPGAMFDTLAVAVAGSVLGLPLALFFGVMSSERVVPYPFNFLFRGTMSLIRAIPGLVWFLILIPLAGVSTFTAALAIMVDTTGYLGRLFTDELEEIEEGPIEGIRSTGASKSQIVPFGMLSQVFRQFIAWVAFDLEHNVRAAIGLGLIGGGGLGLELYTQRQLFKYTDMMACIILIFLLAGSVELASQRVRSYLREEETEGGSKTGVVEAFVNVPRNILASTLGRRGRP, from the coding sequence ATGAGCGGGCGCCGGTTGAGCGACCGGTCACCGGGGGAGTACTTCGGCGTCGAGGAGATCGGCGACTCGCCGGTCGAGCAGAAACTGACGGAGCTGAAGTGGCGGAAGACGAAGCGACGGCTCTACACGCTCCTCGGGCTGGTCGGCGTCGGCGTCGTGTTCGGGCTGAGCCTGGAGGTCATCAACTTCTCCGTCGGCGAGCTGGTCACCCAGTGGCCCCAGTTCCTCGAGGCGCTCACCATGGGTGAGTCGCCGTACTTCCCGCCCGGGGCGCTCGTGATCCCGTTCACCGGGCTCTCGATACCGTTCGTCGACCTCGGGGAGTACTGGGCGTTCATGCTGGCGGAGAACCTGATCCTGCGAGTCGAGTCCGGCGGGAGCCTGCTGGGACTCGGCCTCGTCCCGCCGCTGTTCTACGAGGGGGTCACGATCGTCCCCGGCGCGATGTTCGACACGCTCGCGGTCGCCGTCGCCGGGTCGGTGCTCGGCCTCCCGCTGGCGCTGTTTTTCGGCGTCATGTCGAGCGAGCGGGTCGTCCCGTACCCGTTCAACTTCCTCTTCCGCGGGACGATGAGCCTCATCCGCGCGATCCCCGGGCTGGTCTGGTTCCTGATCCTGATCCCGCTGGCCGGCGTCTCGACGTTCACCGCCGCGCTGGCGATCATGGTCGACACGACCGGCTACCTCGGCCGACTGTTCACCGACGAACTGGAGGAGATCGAGGAGGGCCCGATCGAGGGCATCCGCTCGACCGGCGCGAGCAAGTCGCAGATCGTCCCCTTCGGGATGCTCAGTCAGGTGTTCCGGCAGTTCATCGCCTGGGTCGCCTTCGATCTGGAACACAACGTCCGGGCCGCGATCGGCCTCGGCCTCATCGGGGGCGGCGGCCTCGGCCTCGAACTCTACACCCAGCGCCAGCTGTTCAAGTACACGGACATGATGGCCTGCATCATCCTCATCTTCCTGCTCGCCGGGTCGGTCGAACTCGCGAGCCAGCGCGTCCGGTCGTACCTCCGCGAAGAGGAGACGGAAGGCGGGTCGAAGACCGGCGTCGTCGAAGCGTTCGTGAACGTGCCCAGGAACATCCTCGCCTCGACGCTCGGCCGCCGGGGTCGCCCCTGA
- a CDS encoding phosphonate ABC transporter ATP-binding protein yields the protein MSTLKVENLRKEYGDVTALDGVSFEIEDEFAVLLGESGAGKSTMLRCVNGLTEPTAGEIRLDGAPISGSRSDVGMIFQQHNLVEGVSAYLNALTGSLDRVSVLTSLLQWQSREDKLRALDALETVGLLEESGQRVSQMSGGQQQRVGIARALVQDPGLLLADEPVASLDPASAETVMGYLKKAATEHDVTALVSLHQVNIAAHFGERFIGLRDGELLFDVRRDDLTPELIDDLYGDVETVGLADSADGEPASLDGEPAAERVVSQ from the coding sequence ATGAGTACACTGAAAGTCGAAAACCTGCGGAAAGAGTACGGCGACGTGACGGCGCTCGACGGCGTCTCGTTCGAGATCGAGGACGAGTTCGCGGTGCTGCTGGGCGAATCCGGCGCCGGCAAGTCCACCATGCTGCGGTGCGTGAACGGGCTGACCGAGCCGACGGCGGGCGAGATCCGCCTCGACGGCGCACCGATATCGGGCTCGCGGTCGGACGTGGGCATGATCTTCCAGCAGCACAACCTCGTCGAGGGCGTCTCGGCGTACCTGAACGCGCTGACGGGGTCGCTCGACCGCGTGTCGGTGCTGACGAGCCTGCTGCAGTGGCAGTCCCGCGAGGACAAGCTCCGCGCGCTCGACGCGCTGGAGACGGTGGGGCTGCTCGAGGAGTCCGGACAGCGGGTCTCCCAGATGAGCGGCGGCCAGCAACAGCGCGTCGGCATCGCCCGGGCGCTGGTGCAGGACCCCGGGCTGTTGCTGGCCGACGAGCCCGTCGCCAGCCTCGACCCCGCGAGCGCCGAGACCGTCATGGGGTACCTGAAGAAGGCCGCGACCGAGCACGACGTGACGGCGCTGGTCAGCCTCCACCAGGTCAACATCGCCGCCCACTTCGGCGAGCGGTTCATCGGCCTCCGGGACGGCGAGCTGCTCTTCGACGTGCGCCGCGACGACCTCACCCCCGAGCTGATCGACGACCTCTACGGCGACGTCGAGACGGTCGGCCTGGCCGACAGCGCCGACGGGGAGCCCGCGAGCCTCGACGGCGAGCCGGCGGCCGAGCGGGTGGTCTCGCAATGA
- a CDS encoding PhnD/SsuA/transferrin family substrate-binding protein encodes MSDQTCGEGSTGTGSTGSGRVKRRRFLAGGASSVAALVALSGCSGSSGSGGTDGGSSDGGSGSGGSTATDSGSTGGATVGTPGPNAEEITMVLTPGTPSDAKRRYMPMKNLIEGEVDGVDVTMRVPLNYSAIRPALQSEQAEIGMDDVTLISNPDIMDVYGTTVTGGSAFYFSVMLTQPDSNVQGPADVEGKTWAFADRLSTSGSIFALYALQEAGLDIGEAPTGDPVDFEGSWSDHDQAIQRVANDKAVGATTWGGNGLPHIPEKYESDFPDRVKNKSSYLDTLDTEEPKLRPVWFSFPIPKQPVYARKTWDSPKKQEIGEVLVNSTKEKIQQYYPSDYNEEELPFTTLQDTSMETYQPVIKRMNAVGIDPAA; translated from the coding sequence ATGTCAGACCAGACTTGCGGCGAGGGATCGACAGGGACGGGTTCGACAGGTAGCGGTCGGGTGAAACGGCGGCGGTTCCTCGCGGGCGGCGCGTCGAGCGTCGCGGCGCTCGTCGCGCTGTCCGGGTGCAGCGGTTCGTCCGGGTCGGGGGGCACCGACGGCGGCTCCTCGGACGGGGGCAGCGGGTCGGGCGGTTCGACGGCCACCGACTCGGGTTCCACCGGCGGTGCCACGGTCGGCACCCCCGGACCGAACGCCGAGGAGATAACGATGGTGCTGACGCCGGGGACGCCCAGCGACGCCAAGCGGCGCTACATGCCGATGAAGAACCTCATCGAGGGGGAGGTCGACGGCGTCGACGTCACGATGCGCGTCCCGCTGAACTACTCGGCGATCCGCCCGGCGCTCCAGAGCGAACAGGCCGAGATCGGCATGGACGACGTGACGCTGATCTCCAACCCCGACATCATGGACGTGTACGGGACGACCGTCACCGGCGGCTCGGCGTTCTACTTCTCCGTGATGCTCACCCAGCCGGACTCGAACGTACAGGGCCCCGCGGACGTGGAGGGCAAGACCTGGGCGTTCGCCGACCGCCTGTCGACGAGCGGCTCGATCTTCGCCCTCTACGCCCTCCAGGAGGCCGGGCTCGACATCGGCGAGGCCCCGACCGGCGACCCCGTTGACTTCGAGGGGAGCTGGTCGGACCACGACCAGGCGATCCAGCGGGTCGCCAACGACAAGGCCGTCGGCGCGACGACGTGGGGCGGCAACGGCCTGCCGCATATCCCCGAGAAGTACGAGTCGGACTTCCCGGACCGCGTCAAGAACAAGAGTTCCTACCTGGACACGCTCGACACCGAGGAGCCGAAGCTCCGCCCGGTCTGGTTCTCGTTCCCGATCCCGAAACAGCCGGTCTACGCCCGCAAGACCTGGGACTCGCCGAAGAAACAGGAGATCGGGGAAGTGCTGGTGAACTCGACCAAGGAGAAGATCCAGCAGTACTACCCCAGCGACTACAACGAGGAGGAACTCCCGTTCACGACGCTGCAGGACACCTCGATGGAGACCTACCAGCCGGTGATAAAGCGCATGAACGCCGTCGGGATCGACCCCGCGGCCTGA
- the phnG gene encoding phosphonate C-P lyase system protein PhnG — MDDPHDRSDRFELIAAADGDELERLADSVLAEDPHLRVLQEPRPQLVMQRVREPVERRPFNLGEVVATPAEVSLEGARGFAMVPGKAERAAFAGAVVDAAVAADHAVTDEAVEALSQAAEAHDRERRREWAESRHTTVEFETMEDDP; from the coding sequence ATGGACGATCCACACGACCGGTCGGACCGCTTCGAACTGATCGCCGCCGCCGACGGCGACGAGCTCGAACGCCTCGCGGACTCGGTGCTCGCCGAGGACCCCCACCTGCGGGTGCTCCAGGAGCCACGGCCACAGCTCGTCATGCAGCGGGTCCGCGAGCCCGTCGAGCGCCGCCCGTTCAACCTCGGGGAGGTCGTCGCGACGCCGGCCGAGGTGTCGTTAGAGGGAGCCCGCGGGTTCGCGATGGTCCCCGGCAAGGCCGAGCGCGCCGCCTTCGCGGGCGCCGTCGTCGACGCCGCCGTCGCAGCCGACCACGCCGTCACCGACGAGGCGGTCGAGGCGCTCTCGCAGGCGGCCGAGGCGCACGACCGCGAGCGCCGCCGGGAGTGGGCGGAGAGCCGCCACACCACCGTCGAGTTCGAGACGATGGAGGACGACCCGTGA
- the phnH gene encoding phosphonate C-P lyase system protein PhnH — MRALGLDPVHDTRRTFRALCDATSRPGSVVAVDADPADHAVLATLVDHEVTTWTPDERLREVLDSQGRLDAAAPTNADVVHAVGSPEWDVRECDRGTLVEPSEGATVVYRVDDLGDADDPGLTGVELAGPGVDGTRRFGVGLPARELDRLGDAQSTYPRGVDAYFAAGDRVAAVPRSSDLEVL, encoded by the coding sequence GTGAGGGCGCTCGGGCTCGACCCCGTCCACGACACCCGGCGGACCTTCCGGGCGCTGTGCGACGCGACGAGCCGCCCCGGGAGCGTCGTCGCCGTCGACGCCGACCCCGCAGACCACGCCGTCCTCGCCACCCTCGTCGACCACGAGGTGACGACGTGGACGCCCGACGAGCGGCTCCGCGAGGTGCTGGACAGCCAGGGCCGGCTCGACGCGGCGGCGCCGACCAACGCCGACGTGGTCCACGCCGTCGGGTCCCCGGAGTGGGACGTGCGCGAGTGCGACCGCGGGACGCTCGTCGAACCCAGCGAGGGCGCGACCGTCGTCTACCGCGTCGACGACCTCGGCGACGCCGACGATCCCGGGCTCACCGGCGTCGAACTCGCCGGCCCCGGCGTCGACGGCACCCGTCGCTTCGGCGTCGGGCTCCCCGCCCGCGAACTCGACCGGCTCGGCGACGCGCAGTCGACCTACCCCCGGGGCGTCGACGCCTACTTCGCGGCCGGCGACCGCGTCGCGGCGGTCCCGCGGTCGTCGGACCTGGAGGTGCTGTAG
- a CDS encoding carbon-phosphorus lyase complex subunit PhnI codes for MGYVAVTAGEEIIERAADLFEKQRLDGDSATLSVDQLDDQLSRLTAQAMSEGGLYAPRLAALAVKQAQGDTVEAAFLLRAYRSTLERWEETEPVDPDELFATRRVSPAYKDVPGGQILGPTKDYTQRLLDFDLDGEAGRDGPADRDAGVGPGDAADGPTDPTADWDLPEGEPTTVENVMEILRADGLVHDPDADADGAGDGTDDGADSGADDEWGEPADTTRESVTHPPGRDAVLQELARGETGAVTALGYSAMRGYGQVHPTLAEVRVGKLPVRITHPYTGEAVRVTDAEVTESEAVVPVYEKREDPQFAFGYGLSFGRNERKAIAMTVLDASIQLDGADEPAEDPEFVLDNVDGMDSFGFIEHLKLPHYVTFQSILDRIRAIREGRDHDPDADGDPDADGDPDADGDPDPDADGDSDPDADGPPDGETDPETDEPVATAGGDDD; via the coding sequence ATGGGGTACGTCGCTGTCACCGCCGGCGAGGAGATCATCGAGCGCGCGGCGGACCTCTTCGAGAAGCAGCGCCTCGACGGCGACTCGGCCACGCTGTCGGTCGACCAGCTCGACGACCAGCTCTCCAGGCTGACCGCCCAGGCGATGAGCGAGGGCGGGCTCTACGCCCCGCGGCTCGCCGCGCTGGCGGTCAAGCAGGCCCAGGGCGACACCGTCGAGGCCGCCTTCCTCCTGCGGGCCTACCGCTCGACGCTCGAACGGTGGGAGGAGACCGAGCCGGTCGACCCCGACGAGCTGTTTGCGACCCGCCGGGTCTCCCCCGCCTACAAGGACGTGCCCGGGGGCCAGATCCTCGGCCCGACGAAGGACTACACCCAGCGGCTGCTCGATTTCGACCTCGACGGCGAAGCGGGGAGGGACGGGCCGGCCGACCGTGACGCGGGGGTCGGTCCCGGTGACGCGGCGGACGGTCCGACCGACCCCACCGCCGACTGGGACCTCCCGGAGGGCGAGCCGACGACGGTGGAGAACGTCATGGAGATCCTCCGGGCGGACGGCCTCGTCCACGACCCCGACGCGGACGCCGACGGGGCCGGGGACGGGACCGACGACGGAGCGGACAGTGGAGCCGACGACGAGTGGGGCGAGCCGGCGGACACGACGCGGGAGTCGGTCACCCACCCGCCCGGCCGCGACGCGGTGCTCCAGGAGCTCGCACGCGGCGAGACGGGCGCGGTGACCGCGCTGGGCTACTCGGCGATGCGCGGCTACGGCCAGGTCCACCCGACGCTCGCCGAGGTGCGCGTCGGGAAGCTCCCCGTGCGGATCACCCACCCTTACACCGGCGAGGCGGTCCGCGTGACCGACGCGGAAGTCACCGAGTCCGAGGCGGTCGTCCCCGTCTACGAGAAGCGCGAGGACCCCCAGTTCGCCTTCGGCTACGGCCTCTCCTTCGGCCGCAACGAGCGCAAGGCCATCGCGATGACGGTCCTCGACGCCTCGATCCAGCTCGACGGCGCCGACGAACCCGCCGAGGACCCCGAGTTCGTCCTCGACAACGTCGACGGGATGGATTCGTTCGGGTTCATCGAGCACCTCAAGCTCCCCCACTACGTCACCTTCCAGAGCATCCTCGACCGCATCCGCGCCATCCGGGAGGGGCGCGACCACGACCCCGACGCGGACGGCGACCCCGACGCGGACGGCGACCCCGACGCGGACGGCGACCCCGACCCCGACGCGGACGGCGACTCCGACCCCGACGCGGACGGGCCCCCGGACGGGGAGACCGACCCGGAGACCGACGAACCGGTGGCGACCGCGGGAGGCGACGATGACTGA
- a CDS encoding alpha-D-ribose 1-methylphosphonate 5-phosphate C-P-lyase PhnJ, protein MTDRGTETTAASPADDATDGDSTAADDCAGEAVGADSVAAAVEGLSGGGPSGYNYAYLDEHTKREVRRAVLKGIAIPGHQVPFASRPMPLARGWGTGGIQTSLSLLGPEDTFKVIDQGSDESVNAANVRRLAETTANVETATDTTEADVVQTRHRIPEEVLTDDQILVLQVPITDPLRKVDSSDAANRRRHAHANYGKMWVHLYENVVEWGEIQIASRYPVMVADRYLMDPSPIPRWDVPKLDDADTLFLFAAGREARIYAVPPHTEVEPLAFEDESFQVERFPDQACRSCGSTDTYLTEVETDDGDRLYVCNDTSFCLKRQDDPALAKDHHLDRDGVDWGPGTPGRPPVDGTAEAADSGEGADGEGGDGA, encoded by the coding sequence ATGACTGACCGCGGCACCGAAACGACCGCCGCGTCGCCGGCAGACGACGCGACCGACGGCGACTCGACGGCCGCCGACGATTGCGCCGGCGAGGCAGTCGGCGCCGACTCGGTCGCCGCGGCCGTCGAGGGCCTCTCGGGCGGGGGGCCGTCGGGGTACAACTACGCCTATCTCGACGAGCACACGAAACGCGAGGTGCGCCGGGCGGTCCTGAAGGGGATCGCGATCCCCGGCCACCAGGTGCCGTTCGCCTCGCGCCCGATGCCGCTGGCCCGCGGGTGGGGCACCGGCGGCATCCAGACCTCCCTGTCGCTGCTCGGTCCCGAGGACACCTTCAAGGTCATCGACCAGGGGAGCGACGAGAGCGTCAACGCCGCCAACGTCCGCCGGCTCGCCGAGACGACCGCGAACGTCGAGACCGCCACCGACACCACCGAGGCCGACGTGGTCCAGACGCGCCACCGGATCCCCGAGGAGGTCCTGACCGACGACCAGATCCTCGTCCTCCAGGTCCCGATCACCGACCCGCTCCGGAAGGTCGACTCCTCGGACGCCGCCAACCGGCGCCGCCACGCCCACGCCAACTACGGGAAGATGTGGGTCCACCTCTACGAGAACGTCGTCGAGTGGGGCGAGATCCAGATCGCCAGCCGCTACCCGGTGATGGTCGCCGACCGCTACCTGATGGACCCCTCGCCCATCCCGCGGTGGGACGTGCCGAAACTCGACGACGCCGACACCCTCTTCCTGTTCGCCGCCGGCCGCGAGGCGCGGATCTACGCCGTTCCGCCCCACACCGAGGTCGAACCGCTCGCCTTCGAGGACGAGTCGTTCCAGGTCGAGCGGTTCCCCGACCAGGCCTGCCGGTCATGCGGCTCGACGGACACCTACCTCACCGAGGTCGAGACCGACGACGGCGACCGGCTGTACGTCTGCAACGACACGAGCTTCTGCCTCAAACGGCAGGACGACCCCGCGCTCGCGAAGGACCACCACCTCGACCGCGACGGCGTCGACTGGGGGCCGGGGACGCCGGGCAGGCCGCCGGTGGACGGGACCGCCGAGGCCGCGGACAGCGGAGAAGGGGCCGACGGCGAGGGAGGTGACGGCGCGTGA
- a CDS encoding ATP-binding cassette domain-containing protein yields the protein MTLLEATDLETVYGDPCGECVARTGDEAGTNQCPVCGAVVACADVSLDVEPGEVLGIVGESGSGKSSVAELLALERNADGHTGGDVRLRGHDGNLLAADYETRHRLRTGEIGLVHQHIRDGLNLAFTGGGNVAEKLLAAGERSFGDVRERVRELYEATEVPVDRMDDPAETYSGGMQRRVQIARALATDPEVVVLDEPTTGLDVSVQARVLDMFRRIQREADVAAVVVSHDLGVVRLLADRTLVMRHGRVVERGLTDRVMEDPHHEYTQTLINSVI from the coding sequence GTGACGCTGCTGGAGGCGACGGACCTGGAGACGGTCTACGGCGACCCCTGCGGCGAGTGCGTCGCGCGGACCGGCGACGAGGCGGGCACCAACCAGTGCCCGGTCTGCGGCGCGGTCGTCGCCTGCGCGGACGTGTCGCTCGACGTCGAACCCGGCGAGGTGCTGGGTATCGTCGGCGAGTCGGGGTCGGGCAAGTCCAGCGTCGCGGAGCTGCTCGCGCTCGAACGGAACGCCGACGGGCACACGGGCGGCGACGTGCGCCTGCGCGGCCACGACGGCAACCTGCTGGCGGCCGACTACGAGACGCGCCACCGCCTGCGGACGGGCGAGATCGGGCTCGTCCACCAGCACATCCGCGACGGGCTGAACCTGGCGTTCACCGGCGGCGGGAACGTCGCCGAGAAGCTGCTCGCGGCGGGCGAGCGGTCGTTCGGCGACGTGCGCGAGCGAGTCCGCGAGCTCTACGAGGCGACCGAGGTCCCCGTCGACCGGATGGACGACCCGGCCGAGACCTACAGCGGCGGGATGCAGCGCCGCGTGCAGATCGCCCGCGCGCTGGCCACGGACCCCGAGGTCGTGGTCCTCGACGAGCCGACGACCGGGCTCGACGTGAGCGTCCAGGCGCGCGTCCTCGACATGTTCCGGCGCATCCAGCGCGAGGCGGACGTGGCCGCCGTCGTCGTCAGCCACGATCTGGGCGTCGTCCGATTGCTCGCCGACCGGACCCTGGTCATGCGCCACGGCCGCGTCGTCGAGCGCGGCCTGACGGACCGCGTCATGGAGGACCCGCACCACGAGTACACGCAGACCCTGATCAACTCGGTCATATGA
- a CDS encoding phosphonate C-P lyase system protein PhnL codes for MTDVLTVEGLSKTFDMHALGDKRVVGLDDVTFALRRGEFLAVVGESGSGKSSLLKCLYRTYDPTAGSAEYHPEDVDLATCDDRTVMALRDSAVGYTSQFLDEIPRVPAVDVVSRPLRERGTDPEAARERARELLDALGLPEALWDAYPATFSGGERQRVNLAQALAPEPDLLLLDEPTSALDPETRAAAVELLSTATAEETAVIGVFHDREVVESVADRVAVLDDGRLQRVVPVAEFSGEVVA; via the coding sequence ATGACAGACGTTCTCACCGTCGAGGGGCTCTCGAAGACCTTCGACATGCACGCGCTCGGCGACAAGCGAGTCGTCGGGCTGGACGACGTAACGTTCGCCCTCCGCCGCGGCGAGTTCCTCGCCGTCGTCGGCGAGTCCGGCAGCGGGAAGTCCTCGCTGCTGAAGTGCCTCTACCGCACCTACGACCCCACGGCCGGCTCGGCCGAGTACCACCCCGAAGACGTGGACCTGGCGACCTGCGACGACCGGACGGTGATGGCCCTGCGCGATTCGGCCGTCGGCTACACCTCGCAGTTCCTCGACGAGATCCCCCGCGTCCCGGCGGTCGACGTGGTCTCGCGGCCGCTGCGCGAGCGCGGGACCGACCCCGAGGCGGCCCGCGAGCGCGCCCGGGAACTGCTCGACGCGCTCGGGCTCCCCGAGGCGCTGTGGGACGCCTACCCGGCGACGTTCTCGGGCGGCGAGCGCCAGCGGGTCAACCTCGCGCAGGCGCTCGCGCCCGAGCCGGATCTACTGTTGCTCGACGAGCCGACGAGCGCGCTCGACCCCGAGACGCGCGCCGCCGCGGTCGAGTTGCTCTCGACGGCGACCGCCGAGGAGACGGCCGTCATCGGCGTCTTCCACGACCGCGAGGTCGTCGAGTCGGTCGCCGACCGCGTCGCCGTGCTCGACGACGGCCGCCTCCAGCGGGTCGTCCCCGTCGCGGAGTTCTCCGGGGAGGTGGTGGCGTGA